Proteins from a single region of Desulfobacterales bacterium:
- a CDS encoding IS1 family transposase yields the protein LVRKTLSFSKKIENHIGAIWNFIHHYNLKIATTLATT from the coding sequence TTTAGTACGAAAAACGCTATCATTTTCCAAAAAGATCGAAAACCATATAGGAGCAATCTGGAATTTTATTCATCATTACAATTTGAAAATAGCGACAACACTGGCCACTACTTGA